A region of the Prochlorococcus marinus XMU1402 genome:
GCATGATAACAAATCAAAAGGGTGAAGTTTTTGATCTAAAAGAAGAAATTAAATACTCAATTTTATTAAAGTTATTTATTCTACCTTTTATTGTTTTTGTAATAAGCAAATTATTAAATTTTGACTTCTATCAATCATCTGCTGTAATACTTCAGGCAGGAACCCCAACCGCGATATCCACAATTTTAATGGCAGAGGCTTACGGCCTGAAACAAAAAATTGCATCAAAAATTCTATTTTCCTCCACTTTAATTTCAATAGTTACAATTCCTCTTTTAAAAATCTTAATGAATGCATTTAAAAATGCATGATTTTTGAATATTGTAAAGATAATGTCCTGATAACTACATAATGTCTTAAGATTTAGGTTATGAAGTCAGCGAACCCTGAAAATGAATACATTCCTTTAGATCTCAGGATTTCTGTAAGGAGGGATACTCTTAGGCTAATCTCAGAGATGGCTCAAGATATGGGAATAAGCATTAACGAAGTTTTTAGTTTTTTAGCCGAAGATTCTGTTGTAGATCTCGAATTACTTGAAGATTTAAATAAAATTGAAATCCCCAGCAAGTGTAGCCTTGATGATCTAAAAAACGCTCTTCTTAAAAAAAGACTTTGCTAGAATTTTTCAACATTTCTATTTTTCCAGTCTGATTTATAACCACTATTCACTAAAAGTTCCGAATACTTACGTAAATCACTTTTCTGAATTCGCCATAAATTATAAATCCCATATACGCCCAATTTTTGATGTTTGATATTTGACCAGTGCTGTTCGCGCGAAGAGTATTGATCTATAACAACTAATAAAGATTTGTATTCATAATCAGGTTGATCCTCATAATTTTCTCTCCTATCAGTATTTAATCTGTCTGAGAGATTAATTAACCCTTCCTTAGTATTTGGTTCGTAAAAAACTATTTGTCTAGAATAATAATGTAATGACGGTTTTCTTATCCCGATCATTGCTAAAGTTTCTTTCCCTTCACGAATATCTAATATTAATTTTGAGATATTCCTCAAAGGTAATTGTCTAGAGGTATCAGCTAATTTTCTTATTGGCGACATCAAAAAAGATTGTCCAATTAAAAAGAAAATTTGAAGATAAAGAAATATATTTTTGACTTTGAAAGAAAATAAAATTATTGCAAGAATAGTAAACGAAGAGAATAACAATTTAGCTTTAAAAATGATCCCAGAAAGTATTAGTTCAGATACCAAATTGGGCATTTCAGGATCATTTATTGTACTTAGCCAAATATTTGAGAAAAAGAATGCTATTGAGAGGCCAAACAAAATTAAAATATTAAAAATCCATAAATATAAATAACTTTTATTCGAATTTTTTAAGTTTACAAAGCTATTACTAATTAAAATTGCCGCTGCGGGAATTGCTGGCAACCAATAGCTTGGAAGTTTCGTAGCAGAAATACTAAAGAAGATTAAAACTGACACTAACCAACATAGAGAATATGTGTAAAGAGTTTCAGTGACATTGCAACTTTCTTTTGAACTTTTCAAGAAATCCTTAAAAGCCCTAAATATACCGTCATATAAAAAAGGGGTGAATGGTAATGAAGCCAATATCATTATGTAAAGAAAAAACCAGAAAGGTTCTGCATGATTATTGACAACTGATGTATATCTTTGAAAATTATGGTAACCAAAAAAGTTTTCCCAGAAAGGCTTACCTTCTTTTATTAGTTCTAAAAAATACCATGGAACACTTATTAAGGTTGTTATAAAAAAACCCTTCTTGGGGTTTATCTTGCCAAGCAAACTTTTCCAATCCTTTTGAATAAATAAAAAAGATGTAACAGTCAATGTTGCTAAAATTAAAGCAACAGGTCCTTTAGTTAAAATTGCAAGCCCCAAAAAAACCCATGCTGAGATGCATTGATCATTATTGTCACTTGCCATTCTTCTCCAAAACAAGAGTAGACTAATCCCTAGAGTTCCTGTTAATAAAGCATCACTTACAGCAGTTCTACTCCAGATAATGATCAATGGAGACAGAGCAAATCCTAGTGATGCAACTATTGGAGTAAGGAATTGCCTATCACCTTTCTGTGGCCAACAAAACAAAGTATCTCCAATCATCAACATTAAAAATAATGATCCCAAAGCTGAAGGAAGTCTCGCTGAAAGTGTCCCCAAACTATCCCAAATTTCGTTTTTCGGTAATGAGTAAAAAAAACCCATTAGCCAATATATTAGTGGAGGCTTATCAAAACGAAACATACCATTGACTTTTGGAGTTAACCAATCGCCAGATTCACTCATTGCCCGTGCAGCAGCTGCAAATAAAGGAGGAGTTTCATCCACTAGTCCTGTAGTTCCTAAACCTAAAATAAAAATAATAATTCCAGAAACTAAAACTATCAATAAGGTTATGAACCTTTTTTTTGAATCTAAAAGAATCATTTAATATTATTTATGTTACTTATATTCATTAATTACTTTATTAAGCCAGTTCACAACCTTGTTAGCAAATATATTTGTAGAAGCATTATTTTCTACCCATTTTCTACAATTTTTACGCTTTATCTTTTCGATAATCCCTACATAGGAAAGAAGATCTTCTTTATCATCAGGATTAGCAAGATACCCTGTTTCCCCATGCCGAATAATTTCACTTGGCCCACCCCTATTATAAGCAACAACTGGAACCCCACAGGCTAAAGCTTCAACAATCACGTTTCCATATGCCTCATTCCATTTCGGAGTATTTAGCAACACCCTACATTTACCAAGTTCTTTTTGTAATTCATCGGTTGCCAAAAACCCCATCCAATCTATGGTTCCCCTGGGGAATGATTGTTCTATCTTTGATGCATAGTTTTCATCCTCTATAAATCCCCAAACTCTTAATTTTTCTCCAAGTTTATTTGCTACATAAGCTGCATCCTCTAAACCTTTCTCCGGTGCCACCCTTCCAACCCAGCCTAATGGCCCCTTCATTGAATCTTGAAAAATATAATTATCTAATTTAAAACCATTTCCAATAATTATTGGTTTTTTAATAAATGGATAATCATTAGCTTGATTTTTTGAATGAAAAGCAAAGTTATATGGATGTTTAGAATATACCTTTGAAATTAAATTACTTATTACTGAACTTTCAGAACCCATACTAATAATGTGAGCAATCGGTATATCCGAATTTAGAGTAATCCAAATAGGCAACCAATCATAAGACATATTCAATAATACATCTGCTTTATTGGCGATATCTAACCCCTTTTCAACCATTCCTGCAAGAAGTGAATTGTCTGGGATAATTACAGGAGAATTGAAATCTTGATGCTGCCAACTAATTTGATCTTCACCTTCTGCAAAATGCAAATTTGCTTTTTCATTACCTTTATGTAATTTAGAATTTCTTGGGGCTATTACATCTACAGAGTGACCTAAAGAAAGAAAACCTGAAACTAAAGAATTTAAAGTTAACTCAACTCCTCCACCTTTGCCACTTCCTAGAAAACCTATTGGAGTACTAATCAAAACTATTCGCATTATTGAACTTTTTACACTAAAAAACTATTTAAATAGTAGTATCTGTCAATTTATTTTCCCACAAAGACCTTCTCTGACTAACACAAAATACCGAGATAAGAACAAAAACTACTCCTACCCATTGAATAATAGTAAGTCTTTCATCTAACCAAACACCTCCACTAAGAAGAGCAAATACAGGAGTTAAAAATGCAAGAGTACTAAATCCAGTTATTTCTTTATTGTTAGCAAAGTAAAAAAACAACCCATAGGCTATTGCTCCTCCAAAAATACTTGCAAATGACATGAGAGTCCAATCAAAAATTGACCAATCTGGAATTATTTGAACATTTGATTTTAAGCAATGCTTAATAATCAAAGGTATACTCCCAAAAACCATGTGCCACCCTGTAACAGCAACTGGATCACTTTTTGTGCAAGTAAATCTAATTAAAATTGTTCCTATTGCCATAGCCAGAGAAGCCGCTAGCATCCAAAGTTCTCCAAAGTTAAAAGCCACATTATTAATAGCCGTATCAGACATTAACCACCAATTTTGTAGAAATTCTTGAGGAACACCCAAAAATACGATTCCTCCCAAGCCAAAAAGTAATCCTAACCATCCTATTGGATTAATTAAATTCCCAAAAATTGCCCTTGCTAAAATAGCTACCAAAAGAGGTTGAGAATCAATCAATACAGAGCCAAGACCTGCTCCAGTTTTTTCAATCCCATAAGTTAAAAACAACTGAAAGAAAGTGGCGTCTACAATTGTAAAAACAAAAAACCACTTCAAATCACACTTATAAATTTTTAAATCTCTTTTAAAGAAATATGTTGTAATTAGAACAAGAATTCCTGCAGGAAGTAACCTCAAAGAAGCAACAAACTCTGGCCCAGCACTAGATACTAAGGGGGTCATAGCCGCCATTGAAGTACCCCATAGTGCAAAAGGTAGTATCATTAAAAACCAATTTAGGATTGAATTCATTAGGTCTGCTGATAATCTTTTTAAAGTAGTTTTATGTTTTTACTTTAAAAGAATGATTTGGCCTTTTAGACGAAAGTCAAAAAAAAGAATGGCTCGTATTGTAATTGATGAGCCTATTACAAGTTCAACAAGAGTTTCCGTCCTTAAAGCTCTTAAACAAATTGAGGATAGGGAATTTCCTGCTTTAATCGTGAGAATTGATTCACCAGGAGGAACTGTTGGGGATAGCCAAGAAATATACTCCGCTATTAAAAGACTAAAAGATAAAGGATGTAAAGTTATAGCTAGTTTTGGAAACATATCGGCCTCTGGAGGAGTTTATATTGGTGTTGCATCTGACAAAATAGTTGCGAATCCAGGCACAATCACAGGATCTATTGGTGTGATTATAAGAGGAAACAATTTATCTGAACTATTTGATAAGGTTGGCATAAAATTCGAGACTGTTAAAAGCGGCGTATTTAAAGATATACTTTCTCCAGATAAACCTTTAAGCGAGGAAGGCAGAGGACTACTTCAAGGCCTTATTGATGAAAGCTATAAACAATTCACTGAAGCTGTTGCTGAAGGAAGAAAATTACCTGTAGAGGAAGTAAGAAAATTTGCAGACGGGAGAATTTTCACTGGTACACAAGCAAAAAAATTAGGCCTCGTTGATGAGGTTGGAGATGAATTCGTTGCAAGAGAACTTGCGGCAAAAATGGCTGATATTGATCCTAAAGTTCAGCCCTTAACATTTGGGAAGAAAAAAAAGAAAATACTTGGCCTAATTCCAGGAAGTAAAATTATTGAAAAAGTTGTTAATAATATCTTTTTTGAGATTGATTCATCCAATAAAATACTTTGGTTATATAAGCCTTAAATTAATATGAATGAAAAAATGAAAGATGATTATAAAATTACATTTATTCGAGGAGCTACAACAGCAACTGGAAACACTGTTAAGGAAATAGAGGATGCCGTAGTGGAATTAATAGATGAATTAATCTTACGCAACAATCTAATTAAGACCAACTTATTATCTATTATGTTTACCTCGACAAAAGACTTGGATGCATGTTTCCCTGCTTCAATTGCAAGGAAATGTAATGGACTTGATTCTGTAGCATTTTTAGACTGTCAACAAATGTATGTCCCTAATGATGTTGATTTTTGTATAAGAATAATGGCACAAGTTTTATTACCTTCAAATAATTCTGTAAAGCATCCCTATTTAAGAGGGGCATCAAAATTAAGGACCGATAGATGTTAACCTTAATAAAACAATTTCCACTTTAAATTTGGATATACTCTATTTCAACTTAAAAATTAACTCAATATAATGTCAAAAAAAACAAAGAAACTTCCACTAAATTTTAAAATTTTAAGATTACTTCTTATTCCTACAATATTAATAACAGTTCCATTTTTCAATAAGATACAAGAAGCTAAAGCAGGTTTAGAATTTCAATGGGACGAGGACCCTTCTTTCAAAAGA
Encoded here:
- the sppA gene encoding signal peptide peptidase SppA, with product MIWPFRRKSKKRMARIVIDEPITSSTRVSVLKALKQIEDREFPALIVRIDSPGGTVGDSQEIYSAIKRLKDKGCKVIASFGNISASGGVYIGVASDKIVANPGTITGSIGVIIRGNNLSELFDKVGIKFETVKSGVFKDILSPDKPLSEEGRGLLQGLIDESYKQFTEAVAEGRKLPVEEVRKFADGRIFTGTQAKKLGLVDEVGDEFVARELAAKMADIDPKVQPLTFGKKKKKILGLIPGSKIIEKVVNNIFFEIDSSNKILWLYKP
- a CDS encoding ArnT family glycosyltransferase, producing the protein MILLDSKKRFITLLIVLVSGIIIFILGLGTTGLVDETPPLFAAAARAMSESGDWLTPKVNGMFRFDKPPLIYWLMGFFYSLPKNEIWDSLGTLSARLPSALGSLFLMLMIGDTLFCWPQKGDRQFLTPIVASLGFALSPLIIIWSRTAVSDALLTGTLGISLLLFWRRMASDNNDQCISAWVFLGLAILTKGPVALILATLTVTSFLFIQKDWKSLLGKINPKKGFFITTLISVPWYFLELIKEGKPFWENFFGYHNFQRYTSVVNNHAEPFWFFLYIMILASLPFTPFLYDGIFRAFKDFLKSSKESCNVTETLYTYSLCWLVSVLIFFSISATKLPSYWLPAIPAAAILISNSFVNLKNSNKSYLYLWIFNILILFGLSIAFFFSNIWLSTINDPEMPNLVSELILSGIIFKAKLLFSSFTILAIILFSFKVKNIFLYLQIFFLIGQSFLMSPIRKLADTSRQLPLRNISKLILDIREGKETLAMIGIRKPSLHYYSRQIVFYEPNTKEGLINLSDRLNTDRRENYEDQPDYEYKSLLVVIDQYSSREQHWSNIKHQKLGVYGIYNLWRIQKSDLRKYSELLVNSGYKSDWKNRNVEKF
- a CDS encoding glycosyltransferase family 4 protein, yielding MRIVLISTPIGFLGSGKGGGVELTLNSLVSGFLSLGHSVDVIAPRNSKLHKGNEKANLHFAEGEDQISWQHQDFNSPVIIPDNSLLAGMVEKGLDIANKADVLLNMSYDWLPIWITLNSDIPIAHIISMGSESSVISNLISKVYSKHPYNFAFHSKNQANDYPFIKKPIIIGNGFKLDNYIFQDSMKGPLGWVGRVAPEKGLEDAAYVANKLGEKLRVWGFIEDENYASKIEQSFPRGTIDWMGFLATDELQKELGKCRVLLNTPKWNEAYGNVIVEALACGVPVVAYNRGGPSEIIRHGETGYLANPDDKEDLLSYVGIIEKIKRKNCRKWVENNASTNIFANKVVNWLNKVINEYK
- a CDS encoding CopG family transcriptional regulator produces the protein MKSANPENEYIPLDLRISVRRDTLRLISEMAQDMGISINEVFSFLAEDSVVDLELLEDLNKIEIPSKCSLDDLKNALLKKRLC
- a CDS encoding DMT family transporter, giving the protein MNSILNWFLMILPFALWGTSMAAMTPLVSSAGPEFVASLRLLPAGILVLITTYFFKRDLKIYKCDLKWFFVFTIVDATFFQLFLTYGIEKTGAGLGSVLIDSQPLLVAILARAIFGNLINPIGWLGLLFGLGGIVFLGVPQEFLQNWWLMSDTAINNVAFNFGELWMLAASLAMAIGTILIRFTCTKSDPVAVTGWHMVFGSIPLIIKHCLKSNVQIIPDWSIFDWTLMSFASIFGGAIAYGLFFYFANNKEITGFSTLAFLTPVFALLSGGVWLDERLTIIQWVGVVFVLISVFCVSQRRSLWENKLTDTTI
- the aroH gene encoding chorismate mutase, giving the protein MNEKMKDDYKITFIRGATTATGNTVKEIEDAVVELIDELILRNNLIKTNLLSIMFTSTKDLDACFPASIARKCNGLDSVAFLDCQQMYVPNDVDFCIRIMAQVLLPSNNSVKHPYLRGASKLRTDRC